A genomic region of Salinibacter pepae contains the following coding sequences:
- a CDS encoding KamA family radical SAM protein produces the protein MAPSNSRPGPDHPRWTDWRWQMQNRIHSAEALRKWIRPTDDERAAIERAGDAFRWNVTPYYAHLMAPDDPSCPVRRQAVPTMDEFGPDIVDELDPLDETGHEPVKNLIHNYEDRVAFCVTAECAIYCRYCLRKRMVGDAEYFMRTDEHQAAIDYIAAHDEIRDVLLTGGDPLTFNEANLEWLLSRLRAIDHVELIRFGSRMPVKLPYRITDDLCALLAEYHPLWINTHFNHPNELTDDAAAAIGRLKDAGIPVGNQTVLLRGVNDDPDTMKALNEGLVRMRVRPYYLYQAQIIGGTGHLRTPIEVGMHIMRQLRGRTSGFAIPDYVLDTPHGKVPLNRSYVKGRAGDHVLMESYDGTLWAEPNPVPEGRDLPFRLPPVDLPPDVDTIPTNGSLEARPASA, from the coding sequence ATGGCACCCTCCAATTCGCGGCCCGGCCCCGACCATCCACGGTGGACCGACTGGCGCTGGCAGATGCAAAACCGCATCCACAGTGCCGAGGCGCTTCGGAAGTGGATTCGCCCGACGGACGACGAGCGCGCGGCCATCGAGCGGGCCGGGGACGCGTTTCGGTGGAACGTGACCCCGTACTACGCCCACCTGATGGCCCCCGACGACCCGTCGTGCCCGGTGCGGCGCCAGGCCGTGCCCACGATGGACGAGTTCGGGCCCGACATTGTCGACGAGCTCGACCCCCTCGACGAGACCGGGCACGAGCCGGTCAAAAACCTGATTCACAACTACGAGGACCGGGTGGCCTTCTGCGTCACCGCCGAGTGTGCCATCTATTGCCGCTACTGCCTGCGCAAGCGGATGGTGGGGGATGCCGAGTACTTCATGCGCACCGACGAGCACCAGGCGGCGATCGACTACATCGCCGCCCACGACGAGATTCGCGACGTGCTGCTCACGGGCGGCGACCCGCTCACCTTCAACGAGGCCAACCTGGAGTGGCTTCTCAGCAGGCTGCGGGCGATCGACCACGTGGAGCTCATCCGCTTTGGCTCCCGCATGCCGGTGAAGCTTCCGTACCGGATTACCGACGATCTCTGCGCCCTTCTGGCCGAGTACCACCCGCTCTGGATCAACACCCACTTCAACCATCCGAACGAGCTCACCGACGATGCCGCCGCGGCCATTGGCCGCCTCAAGGACGCCGGAATCCCCGTGGGCAACCAGACGGTGCTCCTGCGGGGCGTGAACGACGACCCCGACACGATGAAAGCCCTCAACGAAGGGCTCGTCCGCATGCGGGTGCGCCCCTACTACCTCTACCAGGCACAAATTATCGGCGGCACCGGCCACCTGCGTACGCCCATCGAGGTGGGCATGCACATCATGCGACAACTCCGGGGCCGAACGTCCGGGTTTGCGATTCCAGACTACGTCCTCGACACGCCCCACGGCAAAGTGCCCCTCAACCGCAGCTACGTGAAGGGCCGAGCCGGCGACCACGTGCTCATGGAGAGCTACGACGGGACGCTCTGGGCCGAGCCGAATCCGGTGCCCGAGGGCCGCGATCTCCCGTTCCGGCTCCCGCCGGTCGACCTGCCCCCCGACGTCGACACCATCCCGACGAACGGCTCGCTGGAGGCACGCCCTGCCAGCGCGTAG
- a CDS encoding D-alanine--D-alanine ligase family protein, whose protein sequence is MRIGLLYDTFDAYSWADDDPPDADAEYEPKETVDTLAAAVEHLGHTPVRVGTAADLRNRLGEGLSLDAAINITEGAHSRNREAYVPILLEMAGVPCLGSDALTLSVTLDKAWTKTLVAAADIPTPPHRVYGASEAVDADALPGAFPLFVKPRYEGTSKGITPDSKVEAVAALRRAVDRITTTYDQDAVAEPFVAGGGEFTVAVVGHDPPEALPVLQRGVEPTTGIGLHALEHRGAPTADEEWEYELRGTLAPALEDRLQTLALRAFDTLDCRDFARADFRVDGDGTPWFLEINPLPTFKPDDTFAIVAELMGRDYVDYLAEVFGRGLRRLGLE, encoded by the coding sequence ATGCGCATCGGCCTCCTCTACGACACCTTCGACGCCTATTCGTGGGCCGACGACGACCCGCCGGACGCCGACGCCGAGTACGAGCCCAAAGAGACGGTCGACACCCTCGCGGCCGCCGTGGAGCACCTCGGGCACACCCCCGTCCGCGTCGGGACCGCGGCCGACCTGCGCAACCGGCTCGGGGAGGGACTGTCGCTCGACGCCGCGATCAACATCACGGAGGGGGCCCACAGCCGAAACCGGGAGGCCTACGTCCCGATTCTGCTGGAGATGGCCGGCGTTCCCTGCCTCGGCTCCGACGCGCTCACCCTCTCGGTGACGCTGGACAAGGCCTGGACGAAAACCCTCGTCGCGGCCGCGGACATCCCCACTCCGCCACATCGGGTCTATGGTGCGTCCGAAGCCGTCGACGCAGACGCCCTTCCGGGTGCCTTTCCCCTGTTCGTGAAGCCACGCTACGAGGGGACGTCGAAGGGGATCACGCCCGACAGCAAGGTCGAGGCCGTTGCGGCCCTGCGGCGTGCGGTGGACCGCATCACGACGACGTACGACCAGGACGCCGTCGCGGAGCCCTTCGTGGCGGGCGGCGGCGAGTTTACGGTGGCCGTCGTGGGGCACGACCCGCCCGAGGCGCTGCCCGTTCTCCAGCGCGGCGTAGAACCGACCACCGGCATCGGCCTGCACGCCCTGGAGCACCGCGGCGCCCCCACCGCGGATGAGGAGTGGGAATACGAATTGCGGGGCACGCTCGCCCCCGCCCTCGAAGACCGTCTGCAGACCTTGGCCCTGCGCGCGTTCGACACGCTCGACTGCCGCGACTTCGCCCGCGCGGACTTCCGGGTCGACGGCGACGGAACCCCCTGGTTTCTCGAAATCAACCCGCTGCCGACGTTTAAGCCCGACGACACCTTCGCGATCGTCGCCGAGCTCATGGGCCGTGACTACGTCGACTACCTCGCCGAGGTGTTCGGACGGGGGCTGCGGCGACTCGGACTTGAGTAG